From Streptobacillus canis, a single genomic window includes:
- a CDS encoding ATP-binding protein → MSGNFIVEVFFNEDINLENIRYKEIDEFIHEKCNIVKRDYIFDENVTIEHFNPFKLASYIKYEVISFDKFIKAELESFDEIKFTKFRSNVSNQETDNINISIDQLNEIIEKIDEMYFIRKNLNKYTKHIDNSKKNDFLKELKLLSSLKYDLKRATFSLRIIDIKKEMYNIEKIIKEYVSLLGLNVELNINHNDIKIDKTMFAKIKEPLIDVLHNSILTFSEGKNRNIDEDKRFILELNLKQEKYNLIIEIVEKGCKIDINSIYNNALKANILNGHDRYTEKEILATVFNKNYVNALEELDDKEKIMNFIKFNNTVEELNGNISLGYKEDIISYVINIPFKILFIYGLVFGEHNKTYVINTEYVVDSFDFNKENISNINGYNYYMYKNNNIEYIKLPIENEDVDRLGLLVKTNNKYTVIDVNKKHYFEDIFFNKNEKSKIYMGEVLLKSVKKAKILNIESIIEMLKG, encoded by the coding sequence ATGAGTGGAAATTTTATTGTAGAGGTATTTTTTAATGAAGATATAAATTTAGAAAATATTAGGTATAAAGAAATAGATGAATTTATACATGAAAAATGTAATATAGTAAAAAGAGATTATATTTTTGATGAAAATGTTACAATAGAACATTTTAATCCATTTAAATTAGCATCATATATTAAATATGAAGTTATATCTTTTGATAAGTTTATTAAAGCAGAACTAGAATCTTTTGACGAGATTAAGTTTACAAAATTTAGATCAAATGTGAGCAATCAAGAAACAGATAATATAAATATTTCTATAGATCAATTAAATGAAATAATTGAAAAAATAGATGAAATGTATTTTATTAGAAAAAATTTAAATAAATATACAAAACATATTGATAATTCTAAGAAAAATGATTTTTTAAAAGAATTAAAATTACTTTCAAGTTTAAAGTATGATTTAAAAAGAGCAACGTTTTCACTTAGAATAATTGATATAAAAAAAGAGATGTATAATATTGAAAAAATAATTAAAGAATATGTTTCTTTACTTGGATTAAATGTTGAACTAAATATTAATCATAATGATATTAAAATTGATAAAACAATGTTTGCTAAAATAAAAGAGCCTTTAATTGATGTATTACATAATTCAATATTAACTTTTTCTGAAGGAAAAAATAGAAATATTGATGAAGATAAAAGATTTATCTTAGAGCTTAACTTAAAACAAGAAAAATACAATTTGATTATTGAGATTGTAGAAAAAGGATGTAAAATTGATATAAATTCAATATATAATAATGCTTTAAAAGCAAATATCTTAAATGGACATGATAGATATACTGAAAAAGAAATATTAGCAACTGTTTTTAATAAAAACTATGTTAATGCATTAGAAGAATTAGATGATAAAGAAAAAATTATGAATTTTATTAAATTTAATAATACAGTAGAAGAATTAAATGGGAACATTTCTTTAGGTTATAAAGAGGATATTATAAGTTATGTAATAAACATACCATTTAAAATATTATTTATTTATGGTTTAGTTTTTGGTGAACATAATAAAACATATGTAATTAATACAGAATATGTCGTTGATTCTTTTGATTTTAATAAAGAAAATATTAGCAATATAAATGGTTATAACTATTATATGTATAAAAATAATAATATTGAATATATTAAATTACCGATTGAGAATGAAGATGTAGATCGTTTAGGACTTTTAGTTAAAACAAATAATAAGTATACAGTAATTGATGTAAATAAAAAACACTATTTTGAAGATATTTTCTTCAATAAAAATGAGAAATCAAAAATTTATATGGGAGAAGTACTTTTAAAATCAGTTAAAAAAGCAAAAATTTTAAATATAGAAAGTATAATAGAAATGTTGAAAGGTTAA
- a CDS encoding PALP domain-containing protein translates to MDIKFIKSSLEKINEIEKILLQIQTPREEEFVYLTKIINEVENNIYFIGNTEDIDIVSTLKKIFAYIERYPYQFFIFKYIIFETLLNFEALYNLYYAGDHNRIRETKEKLQLNIENLRNEFESINKNKDYYYINFTLDKKVPYFYLSRRNILARLREFGKAYNYIPTSLDDDRYSYFILDFKIEKDIDVLAMLENIKNDDEGIVDFKLNKIDNDKNIYNIKIYIESLQDDTISKISNIFEENVLLDIIPYENMLDIYVYGKNQLEILDKITNIDNSEIFLVLSKNINNRETKGIAINGVNKENVDKIRKVISVTLLDKKIVDILYHEPIDFVGKQFLEYLKEKYNIENGLYTV, encoded by the coding sequence ATGGATATTAAGTTTATAAAGAGTAGTTTAGAGAAAATAAATGAAATAGAAAAAATCTTATTACAAATACAGACTCCAAGAGAAGAAGAATTTGTATATCTTACTAAAATAATTAATGAAGTTGAAAATAATATATATTTTATAGGAAATACAGAAGATATAGATATTGTTTCAACACTAAAAAAAATATTTGCATATATTGAAAGATATCCTTATCAATTTTTTATTTTCAAATATATTATATTTGAAACTTTATTAAATTTTGAGGCATTATACAACCTTTATTATGCTGGAGATCACAATAGGATTAGAGAAACTAAGGAAAAATTACAGTTAAATATTGAGAATTTAAGGAACGAATTTGAAAGTATAAATAAGAATAAAGATTATTATTATATAAACTTCACATTAGATAAAAAAGTTCCATATTTTTATCTTTCGAGACGTAATATATTAGCAAGATTAAGAGAATTTGGTAAAGCTTATAATTATATCCCAACATCTCTTGATGATGATAGATATTCATATTTTATTTTGGATTTTAAAATTGAAAAAGATATTGATGTTTTAGCAATGCTTGAAAATATTAAAAATGATGATGAAGGTATAGTTGACTTTAAATTAAATAAAATTGATAATGATAAAAATATATATAATATTAAGATATATATTGAGAGTTTACAAGATGACACTATATCAAAGATTTCAAATATTTTTGAAGAAAATGTTTTATTAGATATTATACCATATGAAAATATGTTAGATATTTATGTTTATGGAAAAAATCAACTTGAGATACTTGACAAAATTACTAATATTGATAATTCAGAAATATTTTTAGTTTTATCTAAAAATATTAATAACAGAGAAACTAAAGGAATTGCAATTAATGGAGTTAATAAAGAAAATGTTGATAAAATAAGGAAAGTAATTTCTGTAACATTATTGGATAAAAAAATTGTCGATATATTATATCATGAACCAATTGATTTTGTAGGTAAACAATTTTTAGAATATTTGAAAGAAAAATATAATATAGAAAACGGATTATACACAGTTTAG